GAATGATTCCTGGAATCATATACATGGAGCGTGAATAAAATGAGTGATAATTACAATGTGACTTATACCAAAAAGGACGTAACCCAGCGAGTGGCTGAAAAGCTGGCTATGCCGGTCTCGCAGATGAAGGCCCCGGTGGATGCGGTCTTTGAAGCCCTGCGGGAGATTATGAGTGAA
Above is a window of Candidatus Neomarinimicrobiota bacterium DNA encoding:
- a CDS encoding HU family DNA-binding protein gives rise to the protein MSDNYNVTYTKKDVTQRVAEKLAMPVSQMKAPVDAVFEALREIMSEDHRSLRVEIRNFGVFEVKPTKAKPRARNPRTNEEVY